Proteins encoded in a region of the Triticum dicoccoides isolate Atlit2015 ecotype Zavitan chromosome 3A, WEW_v2.0, whole genome shotgun sequence genome:
- the LOC119273688 gene encoding uncharacterized protein LOC119273688 — MAAPNRRGGSGRKKTVLRRIEQQDARHVSYAKRRAGLFSKASELAVLTRAQVAALAFSPGGKAFTFGHPSVDSVVERFLAGEGLGACPRAQGAANDRFLAAEGAGAGAGAGEGATDEDNVKRLAQQLAEMRAELTEVKKQKKRIDKAMAKERAAGDQIAAWVDPKVRDMGDDDMAACFATLLKVKTDVSHRANQVLLDFSRKVELTRLPPAQIFGGSIFEIGSSSGSAHAGMEFQFLVPPPQGQGFEAGMDMHQMVMAALPPPQGFPSAIDMQVQQQMVMEMPPAQVLAAGSMDMQQQIVMEMPPAQVIAAGVDMQEMPPAQVVAAGMDMQEMPPPPPGFAAGIDIMEQMQMMIGQPPSFEAGMETEFQQCLMAMPPPEFPAGLEMAQQVLEPNAEEEEI; from the coding sequence ATGGCGGCACCTAACCGGAGGGGTGGCAGCGGCCGGAAGAAGACCGTACTCCGCCGGATCGAGCAGCAGGATGCCCGGCACGTCTCCTACGCCAAGCGCCGAGCGGGGCTCTTCAGCAAGGCCAGCGAGCTGGCTGTGCTCACGCGCGCCCAGGTAGCCGCCCTCGCCTTCTCTCCCGGCGGCAAGGCATTCACCTTCGGCCACCCCTCCGTCGACTCTGTCGTAGAACGCTTCCTGGCGGGGGAAGGTTTGGGTGCTTGCCCGAGGGCGCAGGGCGCTGCCAATGACCGTTTCCTGGCGGCGGAGGGTGCCGGGGCCGGGGCCGGCGCGGGGGAGGGCGCTACCGACGAAGACAACGTGAAGAGGCTGGCCCAGCAGCTCGCCGAGATGCGCGCGGAGCTGACGGAggtgaagaagcagaagaagcgcaTCGACAAGGCCATGGCTAAGGAGCGCGCCGCGGGGGACCAGATTGCGGCGTGGGTCGACCCCAAGGTGCGCGACATGGGGGACGATGACATGGCCGCCTGCTTTGCCACGCTCCTCAAGGTAAAGACCGACGTCTCCCACCGCGCCAACCAGGTTCTATTGGACTTCAGCCGCAAGGTTGAACTCACCCGGTTGCCCCCGGCCCAGATCTTCGGTGGCAGCATCTTTGAGATCGGTAGCAGCAGCGGCAGCGCCCACGCCGGGATGGAGTTCCAGTTTCTGGTGCCTCCACCGCAGGGGCAGGGGTTCGAGGCCGGGATGGATATGCAccagatggtgatggcggcgctgcCTCCGCCTCAGGGGTTCCCCTCCGCGATAGATATGCAAGTGCAACAGCAGATGGTGATGGAGATGCCTCCGGCTCAGGTGCTCGCCGCCGGGAGCATGGATATGCAACAGCAGATAGTGATGGAGATGCCTCCGGCTCAGGTGATCGCCGCTGGGGTGGATATGCAGGAGATGCCTCCAGCTCAGGTGGTTGCCGCCGGGATGGATATGCAGGAgatgcctccgccgccgccggggtTCGCTGCCGGGATTGATATTATGGAGCAGATGCAAATGATGATTGGTCAGCCGCCGTCGTTCGAGGCTGGGATGGAGACAGAGTTTCAGCAATGTCTTATGGCAATGCCGCCACCGGAGTTCCCTGCCGGGTTGGAGATGGCGCAGCAGGTGCTTGAGCCCAACGCCGAAGAAGAGGAGATCTAA